One part of the Ignavibacteria bacterium genome encodes these proteins:
- a CDS encoding DUF721 domain-containing protein has translation MPDAKSFSEVFQKDETLANLRAFIQSAEVVDKFYELFPDLKKLAKAKKVDKQVLYLKVENSVLRSELKFRQKIIIDKINSHFHKELIKSIKFVA, from the coding sequence ATGCCTGATGCAAAAAGTTTTTCGGAAGTTTTTCAAAAAGATGAAACTTTAGCCAACTTAAGAGCATTTATACAGAGTGCGGAGGTCGTTGATAAGTTCTATGAACTATTTCCCGACCTTAAAAAGCTGGCAAAGGCAAAAAAGGTAGACAAGCAGGTTCTCTATCTCAAGGTCGAGAATTCGGTCTTGAGGAGCGAACTGAAATTCAGGCAAAAAATAATTATAGACAAGATAAACTCCCACTTCCACAAGGAGCTTATTAAGTCAATAAAGTTCGTTGCTTAA
- the dnaA gene encoding chromosomal replication initiator protein DnaA, which translates to MLITMNNAENFATEAVSSDPKIIWKECLKVIRENVPLITYNTWFLPIKPLHLDNLTLKIQVPNNFFIEWIDEHYNTLINKTIRQIIGSEAKLAYVISEENEVPEIELGRETAPEKPEPVTHAAPEQDKKPPFESYLNSRYTFDNFIKGEGNQLARAAAIAIGDNPGETSFNPLFIYGGVGLGKTHLMQAIGNKILSNYPQKRVIYLSSDIFTVEFVEAIQSNKVNEFSNFYKSMDALIIDDIQFLINKEKTQDLFFHIFNTLHQSGKQIILSSDKPPKDLKGLNERLISRFQWGLTADVQPPDFETRIAILKKKSENYGISLSPEILEYIAINITSNIRELEGCLIKLLANASLSSKEINIELAKKTVREIATDRKVNISIEYITKIVCETLNVEEDKLRDKNRKKEVVQARMIAMYLSKKLTKSSLKTIGLHFGGRDHSTVIHAFSSMEQMMDEDQTLKETVDTIKNKIEMSVS; encoded by the coding sequence ATGTTAATAACTATGAATAATGCTGAAAACTTTGCTACAGAAGCCGTAAGTAGCGATCCTAAAATAATTTGGAAAGAATGCTTAAAAGTCATCAGGGAAAACGTCCCCCTTATAACCTACAATACGTGGTTCCTGCCCATCAAACCTCTTCACCTGGATAACCTGACATTAAAGATTCAGGTGCCTAACAACTTCTTTATAGAGTGGATTGATGAGCACTATAACACCCTGATAAACAAGACCATAAGGCAGATAATAGGCTCTGAGGCAAAGCTCGCTTATGTGATCTCTGAGGAGAACGAAGTGCCCGAGATAGAACTCGGACGGGAAACAGCCCCCGAAAAACCGGAACCGGTTACGCATGCTGCTCCCGAACAGGATAAAAAACCTCCTTTTGAATCTTATTTGAACAGCCGCTACACTTTTGACAACTTTATAAAGGGGGAGGGAAACCAGCTTGCCCGCGCTGCAGCTATTGCAATTGGGGATAACCCGGGCGAAACATCCTTTAACCCTTTGTTTATATACGGGGGCGTAGGGCTTGGCAAAACACACCTCATGCAGGCAATTGGAAACAAAATATTAAGCAATTACCCACAAAAAAGGGTTATTTACCTCTCCAGCGACATCTTTACTGTTGAATTTGTTGAAGCCATACAGTCAAATAAAGTAAATGAATTCTCCAACTTCTATAAAAGCATGGATGCCCTCATAATAGATGATATCCAGTTCCTCATAAATAAAGAAAAAACGCAGGACTTATTCTTCCATATTTTCAACACACTTCACCAGTCGGGCAAGCAGATCATACTTTCCAGCGATAAACCCCCTAAAGACCTGAAAGGCCTGAATGAAAGGCTCATTTCGCGCTTCCAGTGGGGCCTTACAGCTGACGTTCAACCGCCTGACTTTGAAACCAGAATAGCCATATTAAAGAAAAAAAGCGAAAACTACGGAATAAGCCTTTCTCCTGAAATACTGGAATATATTGCAATTAATATCACATCCAACATACGTGAACTTGAAGGCTGCCTGATAAAGCTCCTGGCAAACGCTTCACTGAGCTCAAAAGAGATAAATATTGAGCTGGCAAAGAAAACTGTCCGTGAGATTGCAACCGACAGGAAGGTTAATATTTCAATTGAATACATTACCAAGATTGTCTGCGAGACACTGAACGTTGAAGAAGACAAGCTGAGGGACAAAAACCGCAAAAAAGAGGTCGTACAGGCGCGCATGATTGCAATGTACCTGTCCAAAAAGCTCACAAAGTCGTCCCTAAAGACAATTGGGCTCCACTTTGGGGGAAGGGACCACTCAACGGTAATTCATGCCTTTTCGAGCATGGAGCAGATGATGGATGAAGACCAGACGCTGAAGGAGACCGTGGATACGATAAAGAACAAAATAGAGATGAGCGTATCCTAA
- a CDS encoding nitroreductase: MVHDLIKKRYSTRTFSEELIDGDVILSLFEAARWAPSGGNEQPWRFIIAGKNDPENYWKIFSSLAEGNKVWAKHAPLLIVGVAKLDRGIDKKLNKYAFYDLSSAVTNLTLQATSRNLYVRQMGGFNPLILRELFDIPENFEPAIVFAVGYKSEESDLPENLKVRENAPRQRKPLSEIVFSGKFGTPASLEPEKIEVPQKEE, from the coding sequence ATGGTACACGATTTAATTAAGAAACGATACAGCACGAGAACTTTTTCTGAAGAACTGATCGACGGCGACGTAATTCTATCGCTTTTTGAAGCAGCCCGCTGGGCGCCCTCGGGGGGAAATGAACAGCCCTGGAGGTTTATTATCGCGGGTAAAAATGACCCGGAAAACTACTGGAAAATTTTCAGCTCTCTTGCCGAGGGAAATAAGGTCTGGGCTAAACATGCACCACTCTTAATTGTGGGCGTAGCAAAGCTGGACCGCGGCATAGACAAAAAGTTAAACAAGTATGCGTTCTACGACCTTTCGAGCGCGGTGACAAACCTGACGCTTCAGGCGACATCCAGAAACCTTTATGTCAGGCAGATGGGGGGATTTAATCCTTTAATATTAAGGGAACTCTTTGACATCCCTGAAAATTTTGAACCTGCAATCGTTTTTGCTGTTGGCTATAAATCGGAAGAAAGCGACTTGCCTGAAAACCTGAAGGTGAGGGAAAACGCTCCAAGACAAAGAAAGCCGTTAAGTGAAATTGTATTCAGCGGAAAATTCGGAACGCCTGCCAGCCTGGAGCCGGAAAAGATTGAAGTTCCACAAAAAGAGGAATAA
- a CDS encoding DNA replication/repair protein RecF, translating into MKLESILLKNFRIHLDTQIEFSNGINYIVGGNGQGKTSILEAIYYLCTTKGYNSVTDSEVVNFNDNYFEVKGTFKGLTDNNVRVYYTAPDNKKYFFVDGKQVFRAANVIGKYPVVILTPEDHSITQGSPGDRRKFIDSVISQSSETYLQILLEYNRTLRQRSSLLSQIKETRDRSLFGQLDAWSERLAEAGSEIIKHRISFLESFNVYVESSYKNIMGSLENPTVLYQYLDGLADGVNVEARFLELLGKKRDDEIRRGTNLVGPHRDDFDFSINGVNLKKYGSQGQNKTFQIMLRFAQFFYLKDSLSRVPIFLMDDVFGELDTLRASKISEYLRHVGQAFVTLTDFSNFSYLTKSENDILIKVKDGQATYA; encoded by the coding sequence ATGAAATTAGAATCCATACTGCTAAAGAATTTTAGAATTCATTTAGATACACAAATTGAGTTTTCTAACGGTATAAATTACATAGTAGGAGGAAACGGACAGGGGAAGACTTCTATTTTAGAGGCGATCTATTATTTGTGTACGACCAAGGGGTACAACTCTGTTACCGACAGCGAGGTTGTAAACTTTAATGACAATTACTTTGAGGTCAAAGGTACATTTAAGGGCCTGACTGATAATAACGTCAGAGTATATTATACGGCACCGGATAACAAGAAGTATTTTTTTGTGGATGGCAAACAGGTCTTCCGTGCGGCAAACGTTATCGGAAAGTACCCTGTTGTAATTCTGACTCCCGAGGATCACTCCATAACACAGGGATCCCCCGGCGACAGAAGAAAATTTATAGATTCTGTAATCTCTCAGTCCAGCGAAACATATTTGCAGATTCTTCTGGAATACAACCGTACACTGCGCCAGAGATCCTCTCTTTTATCCCAAATTAAAGAAACCCGGGACAGAAGTTTATTCGGGCAGCTGGATGCCTGGTCGGAAAGGCTTGCCGAGGCGGGCTCTGAGATCATAAAACACAGGATCAGTTTCCTGGAAAGCTTTAACGTCTACGTGGAAAGTTCTTACAAAAATATCATGGGAAGCCTGGAAAACCCGACGGTACTTTATCAGTACCTGGACGGACTTGCAGATGGAGTAAATGTTGAGGCAAGGTTTCTGGAGCTCTTAGGTAAAAAGCGGGATGATGAAATCAGGCGGGGCACTAACCTGGTCGGGCCGCACAGGGACGACTTTGATTTCAGCATCAACGGGGTGAATTTGAAAAAATACGGCTCGCAGGGGCAGAATAAAACATTTCAGATTATGCTGCGCTTTGCACAGTTTTTTTATCTGAAAGACAGCCTCTCAAGAGTACCCATTTTTCTCATGGATGACGTCTTCGGAGAGCTCGACACACTGAGGGCTTCTAAGATAAGCGAGTACCTCAGGCACGTCGGGCAGGCGTTTGTAACGCTTACAGATTTTTCAAATTTTTCCTATTTAACTAAATCGGAAAACGACATTTTAATAAAAGTTAAAGACGGACAGGCCACATATGCCTGA
- the dnaN gene encoding DNA polymerase III subunit beta: protein MEFKVNSKSLEKLLTKIIPAVPNRTPMPILENFLFDLKDGLLTIYATDLEIALKSSLNVVTEENMRLVVPARLLFDIVRSLQETTIIFDISGSGKINLKTDNGVYTISYLMPEEFPDIPAFPAGDIDTERIGEVDITGGELKKAIEQTSFAMSKEDMRPAMMGTLLEFQDDGLRFVTTDGHRLVNLFKKNISLRFNEQYIIPERAISVLVKILDEKDVKMLLSKTHISFRVGDLEFITRLIGQKYPDYRSVIPLENENKMKIKNQDLLSTVKRMLLFSPSNSRKVKFAISKDNLEVSAEDLDLGAFAKENIQCEYSGEPMDIGFNSAYVNDVISHLSGEEEITFRLHSPTKAVIIEPVKNRENEELMMLLMPVRLNN from the coding sequence ATGGAATTTAAGGTAAACAGTAAGTCACTGGAAAAACTGCTGACGAAAATAATTCCGGCCGTCCCAAACCGCACACCTATGCCTATCCTGGAGAACTTTTTATTCGACTTAAAGGACGGATTGCTTACCATTTATGCTACCGATCTGGAGATAGCCTTAAAATCATCATTAAACGTAGTAACCGAAGAAAATATGAGGCTGGTTGTACCTGCACGCCTCCTTTTTGATATAGTCCGTTCACTGCAGGAAACTACCATAATTTTTGACATTTCCGGCAGCGGAAAAATAAACTTAAAGACCGATAATGGTGTTTACACTATTAGTTATCTCATGCCCGAGGAATTTCCCGATATACCCGCTTTCCCGGCCGGGGATATTGATACAGAACGCATAGGAGAAGTGGACATTACGGGAGGTGAACTGAAAAAGGCAATTGAACAGACCTCATTTGCAATGAGCAAAGAGGATATGCGCCCGGCAATGATGGGAACCCTCCTGGAATTTCAGGATGACGGTCTCAGGTTCGTTACCACAGACGGCCACAGGCTGGTTAACCTCTTCAAGAAAAACATCAGCCTCCGCTTTAACGAGCAGTATATAATTCCTGAAAGGGCTATTTCAGTTTTGGTGAAAATTCTGGATGAAAAAGACGTAAAAATGCTCTTAAGCAAGACACACATCTCTTTCAGGGTCGGCGACCTGGAGTTTATAACAAGGCTCATCGGGCAGAAATACCCCGACTACAGGAGCGTTATTCCTCTTGAAAATGAAAACAAGATGAAGATTAAGAATCAGGACCTGCTTTCAACCGTAAAAAGAATGCTCCTGTTTTCACCTTCAAATTCCAGAAAGGTAAAATTTGCCATATCAAAGGACAACCTTGAGGTTTCAGCCGAGGATCTGGACCTGGGTGCCTTTGCAAAGGAAAACATACAGTGCGAGTATTCGGGCGAACCGATGGATATAGGCTTTAATTCGGCGTATGTAAATGACGTCATAAGCCATCTTTCAGGCGAGGAAGAGATTACCTTCAGGCTTCATTCTCCAACAAAGGCCGTTATAATTGAGCCCGTGAAGAACAGGGAGAACGAGGAACTGATGATGCTTTTAATGCCTGTTCGCTTAAACAATTAA
- a CDS encoding SDR family oxidoreductase, with amino-acid sequence MDNLKVVITGGAGFIGSHIAEYWIARGADVHVIDNLRSGHLKNVTLFPKINFHRGSITDRDLVFSVLEGATYVHHLAAMISVPESVVKPVECVEINVLGLLNVLEAARQHNVRKVVHSSSAAVYGDNPESPKFTTMRPMPKSPYGITKLDGEYYLEMYRESFNLGTVSLRYFNVFGPRQDPQSQYAAAIPIFVSKALKNEPITIYGDGEQTRDFVFVKDVVNANVIAAANPQAHGVFNVANGASITIKELAELIIKETGSRSRIVFEPERPGDIKHSLASIKDTVEGLGFKPEFNLIDGLKETISYFVNEFSQEKA; translated from the coding sequence GTGGATAACTTAAAGGTGGTTATTACCGGCGGAGCCGGTTTTATAGGAAGTCATATTGCCGAGTACTGGATTGCCAGGGGTGCAGATGTGCACGTCATAGATAACCTGAGGAGCGGCCACCTGAAGAATGTGACGCTGTTTCCAAAAATAAACTTTCACCGCGGAAGCATAACAGACAGGGATCTTGTTTTTTCTGTTCTTGAGGGTGCAACCTACGTCCATCACCTGGCCGCAATGATTTCTGTACCTGAATCGGTAGTGAAGCCCGTGGAATGCGTTGAGATTAACGTACTGGGGCTTCTAAACGTGCTTGAGGCTGCAAGGCAGCATAATGTAAGGAAAGTCGTCCATTCGAGCTCTGCGGCCGTTTACGGCGATAATCCCGAAAGCCCGAAATTTACTACAATGCGCCCTATGCCCAAGAGTCCCTACGGCATTACAAAACTTGACGGCGAGTACTACCTGGAAATGTACAGGGAAAGCTTTAATCTGGGGACGGTTTCCTTAAGATACTTTAATGTATTCGGGCCCAGGCAGGACCCCCAGAGCCAGTATGCAGCAGCTATTCCCATATTTGTCAGCAAGGCGCTTAAAAATGAACCGATTACAATTTATGGCGACGGAGAGCAGACACGCGACTTTGTTTTTGTTAAGGATGTTGTAAATGCAAACGTCATTGCGGCAGCGAACCCTCAGGCGCACGGGGTCTTTAATGTTGCAAACGGGGCGTCTATTACTATAAAGGAGCTTGCTGAACTTATAATTAAAGAAACAGGAAGCCGGAGCAGGATCGTTTTTGAGCCTGAAAGGCCCGGCGACATAAAGCACAGCCTGGCCTCAATAAAGGATACCGTTGAAGGCCTGGGCTTTAAGCCTGAGTTCAACCTTATTGACGGCCTAAAGGAAACAATATCCTACTTTGTAAATGAATTCAGCCAGGAAAAGGCCTGA
- the gyrB gene encoding DNA topoisomerase (ATP-hydrolyzing) subunit B, which yields MAENSYTAKNINVLKGLEAVRKRPAMYIGDVGARGFHHLVNEVVDNSIDEALAGYADSIVITINKDESVSVIDNGRGIPVDLHPEEKKSALEVVMTVLHAGGKFDKNSYKVSGGLHGVGVSVVNALSEWLQVEVKLNGNIYQQEYTRGVPKYDVKIVGKTKKGETGTKVTFLPDKEIFKNQKFKFDTLTERMMELAYLNKNISIQIKDERNGGEDITYHFKGGIIEFVKYLDEAREALHKPVYVEGEKENTPVEVAFQYNDTYSENIFSYVNNINTHEGGTHLVGFKSALTRTLNNYAAKNNLIKEGKITLSGDDFREGLTAVISVKVAEPQFEGQTKTKLGNGEVKSVVESIVGEKLAEFLEENPSVGKKIIEKCLRAAEAREAARKARDLVRRKNALDSMHLPGKLADCSINDPEHCEMYIVEGDSAGGSAKQGRDRRFQAILPLRGKILNVEKAKLNKILENNEIKTIIAAIGAGIGGDFNPEKARYGKVIIMTDADVDGSHIRTLLLTFFYRHMKELVTSGRIFIAQPPLYKIKKGKEEQYAYDDEERDNILKRFKGNGSSNDGQDGEELAADGSPKGVLISRYKGLGEMNPEQLWATTMNPETRTVLQVNLESAAAADKIFETLMGDAVEPRREFIERNAKYVRNLDV from the coding sequence ATGGCAGAAAATAGTTATACGGCAAAGAATATAAATGTGTTAAAGGGACTGGAAGCCGTCCGTAAAAGGCCAGCCATGTATATTGGCGACGTGGGCGCAAGAGGCTTTCATCACCTGGTGAATGAAGTGGTTGATAATAGTATTGATGAGGCACTTGCCGGTTATGCTGACAGTATTGTAATTACAATTAATAAAGACGAATCCGTTAGTGTTATAGATAACGGGCGCGGTATCCCGGTTGATTTACATCCCGAGGAAAAGAAGTCGGCGCTTGAAGTGGTTATGACCGTGCTTCACGCAGGCGGCAAGTTCGATAAGAATTCCTATAAGGTCTCAGGCGGTCTGCACGGCGTTGGTGTCTCTGTTGTAAACGCCCTTTCGGAATGGCTTCAGGTTGAAGTAAAATTAAACGGCAACATTTATCAGCAGGAGTACACACGCGGGGTACCAAAATACGACGTTAAGATCGTAGGTAAAACCAAAAAGGGTGAGACAGGCACAAAGGTTACATTCTTACCAGATAAGGAAATATTCAAGAACCAGAAGTTCAAATTCGACACCCTTACAGAAAGAATGATGGAACTGGCCTATCTGAACAAGAATATCAGCATCCAGATCAAGGACGAACGCAACGGAGGCGAGGATATTACTTATCACTTCAAGGGCGGAATCATTGAATTTGTGAAGTACCTTGACGAGGCCCGTGAGGCACTGCATAAACCTGTTTATGTTGAAGGTGAAAAGGAAAACACTCCGGTTGAAGTGGCTTTCCAGTATAACGATACATATTCTGAAAATATATTCTCATACGTAAATAATATTAATACACACGAAGGCGGAACTCACCTCGTGGGCTTTAAGTCGGCTCTTACGCGTACGCTCAACAACTATGCTGCAAAAAATAACCTCATTAAAGAAGGCAAGATCACGCTTTCAGGTGACGACTTCAGAGAGGGGCTGACAGCGGTAATTTCGGTAAAAGTAGCAGAGCCGCAGTTTGAAGGACAGACAAAAACAAAACTCGGAAACGGCGAGGTAAAGTCTGTTGTTGAATCGATAGTAGGAGAAAAGCTGGCTGAATTCCTGGAGGAAAATCCTTCTGTAGGCAAAAAAATAATTGAAAAGTGCCTTAGGGCCGCAGAGGCCAGGGAAGCTGCTAGAAAAGCGCGTGACCTCGTAAGAAGAAAGAATGCACTCGACAGCATGCACCTGCCGGGCAAGCTTGCAGACTGCTCTATTAACGATCCCGAACACTGCGAAATGTATATAGTTGAGGGTGACTCCGCAGGCGGCTCTGCCAAGCAGGGACGCGACAGGCGCTTCCAGGCAATCCTGCCTCTAAGAGGCAAGATCCTGAACGTCGAAAAAGCAAAGCTGAACAAGATACTTGAAAACAATGAAATCAAGACCATCATTGCCGCAATAGGCGCGGGTATTGGAGGCGACTTTAACCCCGAGAAAGCGCGCTACGGCAAAGTGATAATTATGACGGATGCCGACGTGGACGGAAGCCATATCAGAACGCTTCTTCTGACCTTCTTCTACCGCCACATGAAAGAGCTCGTGACTTCAGGAAGAATATTCATAGCTCAGCCGCCCTTGTATAAGATCAAGAAGGGAAAGGAAGAGCAGTATGCATATGACGACGAAGAAAGGGATAACATATTAAAACGCTTTAAGGGTAACGGCTCTTCAAACGACGGACAGGACGGCGAAGAGCTTGCAGCCGACGGTTCACCAAAAGGCGTACTGATATCCCGCTATAAAGGTCTTGGAGAAATGAATCCCGAGCAGCTCTGGGCTACAACAATGAATCCTGAGACCAGAACGGTCCTTCAGGTAAACCTTGAAAGTGCCGCAGCAGCCGATAAGATATTTGAAACTCTTATGGGAGATGCTGTTGAACCCAGAAGGGAATTCATTGAAAGGAATGCAAAGTATGTCCGCAACCTGGACGTATAA
- a CDS encoding YceI family protein gives MEATKKESIVGTWNLDRTHTRIQFSARHMVIAHVAGEFKDYDLKMRVKNEKFQDSDIEFTINAQSIDTGVADRDTHLKSEDFFGAENFKEIRFVKTSIEKIDDENFKMRGDLTIRDVTKTIDLDVTFGGLIMDPYGNLRAGFNVKGSLNRFDYGLKWNALIETGGAVVGKTITINCDVEIVKQK, from the coding sequence ATGGAAGCTACAAAGAAAGAATCGATCGTCGGAACCTGGAACCTGGACAGGACACATACAAGAATTCAGTTCTCGGCAAGGCATATGGTAATTGCACACGTGGCAGGAGAGTTTAAGGACTACGACCTCAAGATGAGAGTTAAAAATGAAAAATTTCAGGACAGTGACATCGAATTTACAATTAATGCACAAAGCATAGACACCGGAGTAGCTGACCGCGACACGCACCTTAAAAGCGAGGATTTCTTCGGCGCGGAAAACTTTAAGGAGATCCGCTTTGTAAAGACCTCGATTGAAAAAATTGACGACGAAAACTTTAAGATGAGAGGCGACCTGACAATAAGGGACGTAACAAAAACAATAGACCTGGACGTCACCTTCGGCGGACTCATCATGGATCCTTACGGGAACCTGAGGGCAGGCTTTAACGTAAAGGGAAGCTTAAACCGCTTCGATTACGGGCTTAAGTGGAACGCCCTTATTGAGACGGGCGGAGCAGTAGTGGGTAAGACAATAACTATCAACTGCGACGTTGAAATCGTAAAACAGAAGTAA
- a CDS encoding MarR family transcriptional regulator produces the protein MRLEEEIKQKHFSSQYHKALVNIIYTNNWIASQQTDILKPHGITMQQYNVLRILRGQHPNPATIKLIKERMLDKMSDASRIVEKLRAKELVERTICPKDRRNVDVMITPKGLELLKKIDAMEHLLEGRLSTLDHEEVQNLNHLLDKLRG, from the coding sequence ATGCGTTTAGAAGAAGAAATAAAACAAAAACACTTTTCCAGCCAATACCATAAGGCGCTGGTAAATATTATATATACAAACAACTGGATTGCCTCACAGCAGACGGATATACTGAAGCCCCACGGCATTACAATGCAGCAGTATAATGTGCTCCGTATACTGAGGGGGCAGCATCCAAATCCTGCAACCATAAAACTAATCAAAGAACGCATGCTGGACAAGATGTCTGACGCTTCAAGAATTGTAGAAAAGCTGAGGGCAAAGGAGCTCGTCGAAAGAACCATTTGTCCCAAGGACAGACGGAACGTTGACGTAATGATAACTCCAAAGGGGCTGGAACTCTTAAAAAAAATAGATGCTATGGAGCACCTGCTGGAAGGAAGGCTTTCTACTTTGGACCATGAGGAGGTACAGAACCTCAACCACCTGCTGGACAAACTGAGGGGATAA
- a CDS encoding PAS domain S-box protein — translation MERKQISILQIEDNPGDVRLIKEMLKEVKSPGCLLRHASDLASGIEFLKSQEFDLILLDLGLPDSMGLSTLEKIHSINSIIPIVIMTGLDDEELGLKAVKTGAQDYLVKSEIDPDILIRSIRYAIERKRIDEKLRRSEERFRSTFDQAAVGLAHVSLVGDWLRVNEKLSNILGYSPAELLGMNCLKMTHPDDLPEDARNIDLLLKYKTKTYTIEKRYQHKNGQYVWCQLTRSLVEESPEAPKYFLSVIQDISKRKQTELALLDSEQRLRTIFRESPSAIVITSMADGRYIDINEAFQRITGYSRTEIIGRRISEVDIFANPSDRRNIYKAIEKNGEIRNMEFEFRLKSGDLATGLLQATVLNIESEPQMLSVVTDITERKQAMIQIQQYVDELQANKVTLENNAREMNELNQKLKELNTSKDKFFSIVAHDLRSPFSALLGFSEYMYKHIEELTPDEIKDFSFRIYKSLNSLLKLIENLLQWARIHTGKMEFAPALFSLNDLLDEILNVYNMNAARKNIKILCSPDQQYSLFADKDMMDSVLRNLLSNAIKFTSSGGEIRISARKASPYVEVSVSDTGIGIDKDDIERMFRIDETMTREGTEKEKGTGLGLVLCREFVEMNGGTISVESEIGKGSTFRFTVPGEYLK, via the coding sequence ATGGAACGTAAGCAAATAAGTATCCTCCAGATAGAGGATAATCCGGGTGACGTGCGTCTGATAAAGGAAATGCTGAAGGAAGTTAAATCCCCGGGCTGTTTACTAAGGCATGCTTCGGATCTGGCCTCAGGAATAGAATTCCTGAAAAGCCAAGAATTTGACCTCATACTTCTGGACCTCGGGCTGCCCGACAGCATGGGGCTCTCGACGCTGGAGAAAATTCACTCCATTAATTCTATTATTCCCATTGTTATTATGACAGGTCTTGATGACGAGGAACTTGGGCTTAAGGCCGTTAAGACCGGAGCGCAGGATTACCTGGTCAAATCTGAAATTGACCCTGACATTTTAATCCGCTCCATCCGTTATGCAATTGAAAGAAAAAGAATTGACGAAAAGCTGAGGCGCAGCGAAGAACGCTTCCGCTCGACATTCGACCAGGCAGCCGTCGGGCTGGCACACGTATCGCTCGTGGGCGACTGGCTGAGGGTTAATGAGAAGCTCAGTAATATTCTGGGGTACAGCCCCGCCGAACTCCTCGGCATGAACTGCCTTAAGATGACGCATCCTGATGACCTGCCGGAAGACGCAAGAAATATAGACCTCCTGCTTAAATATAAGACAAAAACCTACACAATTGAAAAACGCTACCAGCATAAAAACGGCCAGTACGTCTGGTGCCAGTTGACGCGCTCACTTGTAGAGGAAAGCCCCGAGGCTCCAAAGTACTTTCTTTCTGTAATTCAGGACATATCAAAAAGAAAGCAGACAGAGCTTGCACTCCTGGATTCGGAGCAGAGGCTAAGGACCATCTTCAGGGAGTCCCCTTCGGCTATTGTTATAACCTCCATGGCTGACGGGCGCTACATAGACATTAATGAGGCCTTCCAGCGCATTACAGGTTACAGCCGAACGGAAATAATTGGCCGCAGAATTTCAGAAGTCGATATCTTTGCAAATCCCTCGGACAGGAGGAATATATATAAGGCGATTGAAAAAAACGGGGAAATCCGTAATATGGAATTTGAGTTCCGCCTTAAGTCGGGAGACTTAGCAACAGGCCTCCTTCAGGCGACGGTACTGAATATTGAAAGCGAACCGCAGATGCTTTCTGTTGTAACCGACATAACAGAACGCAAACAGGCCATGATTCAGATTCAGCAGTATGTGGATGAACTCCAGGCAAACAAGGTTACTTTAGAGAACAATGCCCGCGAGATGAATGAACTGAACCAGAAGCTTAAGGAATTAAATACGAGCAAGGACAAGTTCTTCTCCATCGTGGCGCACGACTTAAGGAGTCCTTTTTCTGCCCTGCTGGGCTTTTCGGAATACATGTACAAACACATCGAGGAACTCACTCCCGATGAGATAAAGGATTTTTCATTCAGAATATATAAATCGCTTAACAGCCTCCTTAAGCTCATTGAAAACCTCCTTCAGTGGGCGAGGATTCACACGGGCAAGATGGAGTTCGCTCCCGCTCTTTTCAGCCTCAATGATCTTTTAGACGAGATACTGAACGTATACAATATGAATGCCGCCCGGAAAAACATTAAGATCCTCTGTAGCCCCGATCAGCAGTATAGCCTCTTTGCCGACAAGGACATGATGGACAGCGTTCTGAGGAACCTGCTTTCAAATGCAATTAAGTTTACTTCTTCCGGCGGCGAAATCAGAATTTCAGCAAGGAAGGCCTCGCCTTATGTTGAGGTCAGTGTATCGGATACAGGGATCGGCATAGACAAGGATGACATTGAGCGTATGTTCAGGATAGATGAAACGATGACGCGCGAGGGAACGGAAAAGGAAAAAGGAACGGGGCTGGGGCTTGTCCTTTGCCGTGAGTTTGTGGAGATGAACGGGGGCACGATCAGCGTTGAGAGTGAAATTGGAAAAGGAAGCACATTCCGTTTTACTGTGCCCGGGGAATACTTAAAATAA